From a single Salvelinus namaycush isolate Seneca chromosome 14, SaNama_1.0, whole genome shotgun sequence genomic region:
- the LOC120058829 gene encoding homeobox protein Hox-C12a-like gives MGEHNLLNPGFVGPLVNIHTGDTFYFPNFRASGGQLAGLPSLPYPRRDNVCSLPWNPSEPCNGYSQSYFSSPVSINPSFNRSCEITRPEESKCYYSNGSVSSRESCSGGGGSSLKREDKARDKSSFITSDHGMHSGMGSNNIGAFSKYNYGTEQLIQDPPSCQSLESDSSSSLLNEGSKTSSSDPQTLLSPGNHTAHSGNIAACGGAPWYPMHTRTRKKRKPYSKLQLAELEGEFMLNEFITRQRRRELSNRLNLSDQQVKIWFQNRRMKKKRLMMREQAMAFF, from the exons ATGGGCGAGCATAATCTTCTTAATCCCGGGTTTGTGGGACCTTTGGTAAACATCCACACTGGAGACACTTTTTACTTTCCGAATTTCCGAGCCTCGGGGGGACAACTGGCGGGGCTACCATCTCTCCCCTACCCGAGAAGGGACAATGTTTGCTCCCTCCCGTGGAACCCATCCGAGCCCTGCAATGGATACTCTCAATCCTATTTTAGCAGCCCCGTGTCTATTAACCCTTCTTTCAACCGGTCGTGTGAAATTACTCGGCCGGAGGAGAGTAAATGTTATTATAGCAACGGCAGCGTGAGCAGCAGAGAGAGCTGTTCAGGTGGTGGCGGGAGCAGCCTAAAGCGAGAGGATAAAGCGAGGGACAAATCGTCATTCATAACATCTGATCACGGGATGCACTCTGGCATGGGCAGCAATAACATTGGTGCATTTTCTAAGTATAATTATGGGACCGAGCAACTCATTCAAGACCCGCCATCCTGCCAATCTCTGGAATCCGATTCCAGCTCCTCGCTTCTCAACGAGGGCAGCAAAACATCCTCCAGCGACCCTCAGACCCTTCTGTCACCAGGAAACCACACCGCCCACTCGGGCAACATAGCTGCATGCGGAG GTGCCCCGTGGTACCCGATGCACACTCGGACCCGAAAGAAACGCAAGCCCTACTCCAAGCTCCAACTGGCCGAACTGGAGGGCGAGTTCATGCTGAATGAGTTCATCACCAGACAGCGGCGGAGGGAGCTGTCTAACCGCCTCAACCTCAGCGATCAACAGGTTAAAATCTGGTTCCAGAACCGGCGTATGAAGAAGAAGAGACTGATGATGAGGGAGCAAGCTATGGCCTTCTTTTAG
- the LOC120058828 gene encoding homeobox protein Hox-C13a, producing MTTSLVLHPRWADTLMYVYEKSPNENNPNKSQTMEGLSGNCPATHCRDLMSHPGLGRHSGTIATHQGSMYSDISSPDTGRQCPAPQTSSSPSLSYGYPFGNPYYGCRLSHSHNVNLQQKPCSYHPAEKYGDPTSTALPTEELSSRAKEFAFYPSFASSYQAVPGYLDMSVVPGISHPEPRHDALIPMEGYQHWALSNGWDGQVYCSKEQTQSTHLWKSSFPDVVPLQPEVSNYRRGRKKRVPYTKLQLKELEKEYAGSKFITKDKRRRISAGTNLSERQVTIWFQNRRVKEKKFVSKSKTSNHMHTT from the exons ATGACAACTTCACTGGTTCTGCATCCACGCTGGGCGGACACCTTGATGTACGTTTATGAAAAAAGCCCGAATGAAAATAATCCGAATAAAAGCCAAACAATGGAGGGATTGAGCGGGAATTGCCCGGCGACCCATTGCAGGGACCTAATGTCGCACCCTGGGTTGGGGCGACATTCGGGCACTATAGCGACCCATCAGGGCTCTATGTACTCGGATATATCTTCCCCAGACACCGGCCGACAGTGTCCTGCTCCCCAAACCTCCTCCAGTCCATCTCTGAGTTATGGTTATCCGTTTGGAAACCCTTATTACGGTTGTAGGTTATCTCATTCGCACAACGTGAACTTGCAGCAGAAGCCCTGCTCGTACCACCCTGCAGAGAAATATGGCGACCCCACCAGCACCGCTTTGCCCACCGAAGAGCTGTCTAGCAGGGCGAAAGAATTCGCCTTCTACCCCAGTTTTGCTAGCTCATACCAAGCGGTTCCTGGATATCTAGATATGTCAGTGGTTCCCGGGATCAGCCACCCCGAACCCAGGCACGACGCGTTGATTCCTATGGAGGGCTACCAGCACTGGGCTCTGTCGAATGGCTGGGATGGGCAGGTGTACTGTTCCAAGGAGCAAACACAGTCCACTCATCTTTGGAAATCTTCATTTCCAG ACGTAGTCCCTTTGCAGCCTGAGGTCAGTAACTACCGTCGTGGACGTAAGAAGCGGGTTCCCTACACCAAGCTCCAACTGAAAGAGCTGGAGAAAGAGTACGCAGGCAGCAAGTTCATCACCAAAGACAAGAGAAGACGCATCTCCGCCGGGACCAACCTCTCAGAGCGCCAAGTCACAATTTGGTTCCAGAACCGACGGGTGAAAGAGAAGAAATTTGTCAGTAAATCCAAGACTAGTAATCATATGCATACTACTTGA